CCCTTCTGCCTCGGCGACGATCGCGACGCAGCCGCTCGTGGACGCGGACCTGATCGGTCAGATCATCGACGGCGCTGAGCACATCATCGACGGCACGATCCCCGGTGACGCGAAGATCACCGCCGACTCCATCACAGGCCGCCTGATCCGGGCACTGGCGATCGAGGCCGACAAGATCGCCGCGAACGCCATCACAGCCGACAAGATCGCGGCAGGGTCGATCCAAGCGGGTCACATCAGCGCGAACGCCATCACAGCCGAGAAGATCGCCGCGAATGCCATCACGGCCGCGAAGATCGCTGCCGACGCGATCAACGGTAAGACGATCACCGGTAGCGTGATCCGGACAGGCGCAACAGGGCAGCGGATCGTGATCGATCCAAGCACACTGGACATCCGCTTCTACCCGGACGGCAACACCAACTACAGCCGGTTGTGGACGTCCGACGACGACTTCGCCGGTGAGGCGACCTTCCGCATCACGTCCGGCACAAACCCGGGCATGACGGCCAGGACGTACTTCACCCTCGCCGCAGGCTGGACGAAGCTCGAAGTCCTGAACCCGAACAACTCCAACGCCAACGGCGGGTTCCTGGAGAGCGCGGAGGACTACAGCCGGATCGGCTACGAGAACGACACCTCCGACAACCAGTACATGTGGTTCGACGCGTCTGGCATGACGACCCACTACGGCAAGTGGTGGGACAACAGCTTCGCCTCGAACACCTGGGGCGTTCATGCCGGATCGCGGATCGCGAGCGACGGCTGGACCGGTATGGAGATCAAATACGGGCCCACCATGCAGGGGAACATGGGGCCTGTCGCGGTGCTCAGGGACGGCGCGATGCTCAACAACCCGAACCTGCGGCCGAACTTCTACTGGTGCATCGAGTTCTCCACGCAGACGTCATTCATGATCTCGTGGTCGGACGGCGGCGGCGTCCGGTCCGGCAAAGGGATCTATTGGTGGGCCCATCGACACAACGGGAGCGCATGATGCCTTTGACCTGGACCCTGTGGGATGCCGAGCTGTCGTACGGTCCCGTCTACTACTCACAAAGGGACGCGGCCCGCGCTAACCCGCTGGGCGCTGAGCCGCTGTGGGGCGTCGCGGTCGTCAAGGAAGACGGCAGCAGGTTCCTCAAGACGTTCCCGCACAGCACGCTGGAGTGGCGGTCCGCCGAGTACGGTATCGACCCGGACGACAAGGACACCCTGCTCGACGTCATCCTGCACGAGAGCTACATCCCGCGCGAGGACGACCCGCTCGCCCTCATAGACCCGGCCTCGGCGAAGATCCTGACCGAGACGCGGGACATGCCGACCTGCTGGACGCCCGGCGTCTCGGACAAGGACCGGCTGGACGCCCACCTGGCCCGGATCGCCGCGGTGAAGAAGCACCGTGTGCGGCTGGACCCGGCCAGCATGGATGACCGACAGGGCGCTCTCGCGTTCGTGGGGTCGCGTCGGATCGCGCCGGCTGACCCGCTGGACCTGATCCGTGCGGCACAGCTCGACCCGATCCGGGTGGAGTCGCGGCGCCTGGCAGTGAAGTGGGCCCGCTCGACAGGCGGTATGGCTCAGGAGCCGAACTTCCTGTTGAAGCCGCCGGACGCGTTTCTGGGCATGCCGACCGAGATGGGCGCTGCGTCGGTATGACCGAGGAGACGCCCAACCTCGCGCTCGCCCTCGCGGAACTGCGCAGCGCGGTTGAGCTGGGGTTCGAGCGCACCAACGGCAGCACGGCGTTGATCCTGCAGCGCCTCGAATGGGTGGACGATCGGCACGCCGAGCTGGTCAAGCGCGTCGAGGAGGACCGCGCGGCGGCCGAGCTCCGGTACGTCGCGATGGAGGGGCGCCTGGACGCGGTGGAGCGGGAGGCCGTGACTCGCACGCAGTTGGCCGAGCGGACGCGGCAGATCATCGCCGTCGTCACCGTCCTGGTTGCCGTGGCGGGCGCGGTGATCGCGCTGATCCAGCTCACGCGCGGCTGACCAGCCGCGACGACACCAAGGAGGACATCGCCATGCCATGGCTGACGCAGCTCGCCGACATCGCCCGCCGGACGGGCTTCCCAGTGACGGAGGTGGGAGGCTGGCAGAGTCGCGGGCACGGACCGCAGCCCTCCGTGGAGGGGGTGGTCTGCCACCACACCGCCGGGTGGAATGACCGGCACATCGTTGTCCACGGCCGCCCCGGACTCGATGGGCCACTGTCGCATATATGGCTGCAGCACACCGGCCGAATCTGGGTCGTCGCCGCAGGCCGGTGCTGGCACAACGCGCCGAGCACCAGTCCGCACCACATGAACTCGACGAGCATCGGCATCGAGGCCGAGAACGACGGTCGCACGCCATGGCCCGACGTGCAGATCGACGCCTACGAAGCGCTGTGCGCGGAGCTCTGCCGAGAGTTCGGCCTGCCGCCCTCGCGGGTGAAGGCCCACAGGGAGGTCAACACCGGCAAGCCGGACCCTCACTCCATCAACATGACCCACTTCCGGGAGCGCGTGGCCGCACTGATCAAGAGTCCCGGAGCCCCGACCAAGCAGGAGGAAGACGTGCCCGAGGTCATCTCTCTGGGTGCCGGTGAGGACCAGGAGGCCCCGGCCGGCGGCGAGCTGGCGGTGCGCTGGCACACCGAGTACACCGACGACCCGCCCGGCCACAACGCGGACGGAGTCGCCGTCATGGCCAAGGCCGCGCGTTGGTGCATCGTGGACGGCCTGGTGAAGATCCGCGGGCTGAAGCCCGGTACGGAGATCGACGTGGCCTGGTCTCGCTACTCGCGCGACGGCAAGACGTTCGAGGACGACGCCTGGCGGCTGTCCTTCCGCGCCGACGCCAACGGGCGGGTGGAGGAGTCCGTGGGCGGCCAGTTCGCGCTCAACACCAAGAACCAGCTCCGGCTCCGGATCATTAACCCGACCGACGCTGCGGCGGTAGTCGAGAAGGTGACCATGGCCAAGCTCGCGATGTTCAACCGCTGATAGCGGTTCCGCTTTCGACAGGAGGCACTTCCATGTCCACCCCCACCGAGACCGCGCCGACGATCGGCCGGATCGTTCGCTACAAGCTGTCCGGCCACGACGTCAGCATGATCAACCTGGAGAGCATGCAGTCGTTCGGCGGCCAGGGCGTAATCCGCTCTCCGGCCAAGCTCGGCGACGTCCTCCCGGCGATCATCACGCGCACGTACGAGGGTTCCGGGACCGCCGTGAACCTTCAGGTGTTCCTCGACGGCAACCACTCCTACTGGGCGACGTCGCGCTCGCAGGGCACCGACCACGGCCAATGGTCGTGGCCGCCCCGAGCCTGATCTTCAACCCCCGAACCCTCCCGCCATGGTGGCGGGCTGTCCCGAAGGAGGGGCATATGCACGCAGATCCCCAGATCAGCTACTCCAAGCCGCCCGTCGAGACCAAGGTCAAGGCCATGGGCCTGACCGCCTACCTCGCTGGTGTCGCCGGTATGGCGGTGCTTCAGGCGGTCGCTGACGACCCCAGCATGATCGCGGTCCTGCCCGACTGGATCGAGGCGATCACGCTGCCGCTCGTGCCGACCGCGCTGGCGGCCGTGGCCGGCTTCAAGTCCAAGCACACCCCGCGGCCGGACCTTCCGGCCGACCAGCGATAGTTTTCGCCGTTCACCTGGACGCCCCGCTCCTCCCCTGGTGGGAGGAGCGGGGCGTTTTCGGTTTCCTCAGCTGATGCTGATGGCCGGGTAGAGCGGATATCCGGCCATCAGGTCGGCTGCCTCCTCGCTGACTTGGTCGCGGATCTTCGCATCCAGGGTGTACTTGGCTGGCGAAGTCTTGCCGTCGGGCGTGGTGGCGGGCTGCGTGCTGGCCAACACCGTGTGGATCAGGTGGGCGATGCGGTCCATGTCGGCCTGGTTGAGGCCGCGGGTGGTCAGGGCGGGAGTGCCGAGACGGATGCCGGAGGTGTACCAGGCGCCGGCGGGGTCGCGCGGGATGGCGTTGCGGTTGGTGACCACGCCCGCGTCGAGCAGGGCGGCTTCGGCCTGCCGTCCGGTCAGCCCGAAGGGGGAGACGTCGAGCAGCACGAGGTGGTTGTCGGTACCGCCGGTGACCAGGGTGACGTCCCTTCGCCGCAGGCCCTCGGCAAGCGCCTGGGCGTTGGCGACGACGGCCTCGGCGTAGCGGGCGAAGTCGGGCGTGCGTGCTTCGGCCAAGGCGACCGCCTTGGCGGCCATGACGTGCGGGAGCGGCCCGCCGAGCACCATCGGGCAGCCGCGATCAACCTGGTCGGCCAGCTCGGACTGGCACAGCACCATCCCGCCGCGGGGGCCGCGCAGGGTCTTGTGCGTCGTGGTCGTGACGATGTGGGCGTGCGGGATCGGGTCGAAGTCGCCGGTGAAGACCTTCCCGGCGACCAGGCCGGCGAAGTGCGCCATGTCCACCATGAGGGTGGCTCCGACCTCGTCGGCGATCTCCCTCATGATTCGGAAGTTAATCTTCCTGGGGTAGGCGGAATAGCCTGCGATGAGGATGAGCGGCCGGAACTCGCGGGCCTTGGCGCGCACCTGGTCGTAGTCGAGCAGGCCGGTGGCGGGGTCGGTGCCGTAGCTGGCCTGGTGGAACATCTTGCCGCTGATGTTGGGCCGGAACCCGTGGGTCAGGTGGCCGCCGGCGTCGAGGCTCATGCCGAGCATCCGCTGATTGCCGAGGTCGCGGCGCAGTTCTTCCCAGTCGCTGTCGGACAGGTCGTTGACGTGACGGGCTTGGGCGCGGGCCAGGGCCGGCGCTTCGACGCGCTGGGCGAGCACGGCCCAGAACGCGACCAGGTTGGCGTCGATGCCAGAGTGCGGCTGCACGTAGGCGTGAGCGGCGCCGAACAGGGCGGTGGCGTGTTCGGCGGCGATCTGCTCGACGGTATCGACGTTGCGGCATCCGGCGTAGAAGCGGCGGCCGATGGTGCCTTCGGCGTACTTGTCGCTCAGCCAGTTGCCCATCGCGGCCAGGACGGCGGGTGAGGCGTAGTTCTCGCTGGCGATCAGCTTGAGGCTTTCACGCTGGTCCTGGAGTTCTTGCCGGATTGCTTCGGCGACGCGCGGTTCGACCTTCGTGATGAGGTCCAGCGCGGCGGTGAAGGCGAGCGAGTCGGCGGGCTCAGCAGGCAGGGCCATGATCGTGTCTCCGAAGTATGGGCGAGGAACGGCAGCACGCTAGGGCGCAAGGCTTTCACACTCCGTGCTCGTTGCGCTGCCATGCGGGCGGGGCGGCGGCTGCTACGGCCACGGCTCACTGGCCAGCACGACGAACCTCGTTCCCTTCGGCCCGATGATCAGCAGCGTCTGGAAGGCGTCCATCACTGCTTGGAGCTGCGGCAGCTTGCCCTGACGTTCTACCGCGTCTTCGTCGGCGTAGACCTCGATCGACACGAAGCGGTGGGGATCGGCAGGGTCTTGCAGGATGTCGAAGTCGATCACTCCTGGCACTTGGCGGCTGGCATCGACCAACTCGGCGAATAGCCGATGAGCGCGCTGCAGGTGGCCAGGGTCCACCGTGACGGCCACGCGGTACAGGATCATCCGTCCTCCTGGCGGGAATCAGTAGCGGGCGCTGAGCGGATTGAGCCCGCCGTGGCCGAGCAGTTCCAGCAGCGGCTCGTCCTCGCGCGTGCGCGCCTGTTCGAGCACCCGTTGATAGGCGGCCGAGGGGAGACTGGGCTCGAAGTTGAACTCCGGCATGAAGATCGACGACAGTTGCAGAGTGAGCAGGCGGCGCGTCTGCTCACTGTGGTTGGCGCCGCCGCGGTGCCACAGGGCGGCGTTCATCAGCACGATCTGGCCAGGCTCGATGCGGATCATGACCTGGTCGTCGAAGGTGTCGTCCGTCGCCGGTGGCTGGTCGTGACGGTGGTGGCTGCTCGGCACCACCAGCAGCGGGCCGGTCTGGTCATCCGCCGCGTCGAGGTAGATCAGGCAGGTGATCACGGTGGGTGCGGACACCAGGCGTGACGGTGGTGAGGTGTGGGGCCGGTAGTCGGTGTGCCACACGGTTCCGTCCCCGGTCCGGGGGCGGGTGACGCGCACGTTCGAGTTGCGCAGCACGATCCGGGGGCCGAGCAGGCAGCGGACGGTGTCGGCCAGGCCGAAGGACTGCAGCGGGATCATGGCGATCCGCGGGTCCTGCTTGTGCGGGTCACGGACGTACTGCCCGGCGAACTCCTTGTCGTACGTCTTGTCGCCGGGTGAGGGGAAGTGGGCGGCCACCTGCTGGTCGATCGCCTCGCGCAGCAGGTCGAGCAGGCCGTCAGGAATGCGGTTGTCGGGGACGACGACACCTTGACGGACGAAGGTGTCTTCCTCCTGCTGGGTGAGCATCGTGGTGCAGGTCCGGTCGGGCCGGGTGACGTCGGCGTTGTGGATGACGAACGTGGTGGTGGGCATGGTCACCTCTCACTGGGGGCTTTGCAGCAGGCAGGTGCGCTGCAGGATGTGATCGGGGAAGGTGTGCCTCTTGAACTCGTACAGCGGCCTGGTTTCTGAACCGCCGAGGTTCAGCGCCGAGGCACCGGCGCGGCGCTGCTGCAGGTAGATCAGCCACAGGAAGTAGGTGACCAGACGGGGCTCGCTGCGGGCGGCCAGGTAGTAGCCGTGGGCGATGCCGGTGATGTCGGCGGTGATGGCAAAGGCGGCCAGCCGGTCCCGCCGGGTCAGATAGTGGTAGGTGAGCCGATCATGGTGCAGGGAGATGAGGCTGGCCGTGACGGCGTCGTTGAACCCGAGCTCGTGCAAATCGTAGTCGTTGGCCCGCGCTGCGTCGGCGTGGATGAGCGTGGTCTCGCCGATGCCAAGCGGCGTGGGCCGGGCGGTGTAGTGGTAGCTGGAGGCGTGCCGGAACACCGCCTCCCGCAGCGGCTTGTACTTGCGGCCGCCGGGCAGCTCGACGGCGGGAGCGGTGACGATCACTTCAGGGTGGGTTTCGTCGTCGGCCGGCGCGTCGGCGTGCCAGGGCCCGCTCATCTCCGTCCATCCCTGGTCGCGTAGGTAGTCGGCGACGGCTGGTGAGCAGTACCGGACGACCAGGGGCTGCTCTGCCCGGTCATGGGCCACCCGGGCGACATCGTCGAGGAGCCGCACCACGGCGTCAAGAGGGCCGACCGGGCGGATGGCGATCAACCGTTCAACGTCGTCGCGCCAGGACAGGCCCATCGCGGCGTTGTCGCGGCTCACGACGTGCCCCCGGCCGCGGGCACGCAGCCAGTAGAACAGGCTGTGGCTGCCGTGCACGTCGGCACCGGCCTGCAGATAGGTGGGCAGCAGATCGACACGGTTGAGGGTCGCCAGGGTGATCGGGCGTATGTCCGTGCCGAAGTGGTGATGCAGCTCGCGGGACATGGTGGCCAGGGGCATGTCTACCTCGCCTTCTTCCGCAGAGTCCACACGTGGGTGAACGTGGCAGGGTTGTAGCGGTCGCTCTCCAGGTCGCGGACGCGTTCCACGTGCATGCCTGCTGCGTCGGCCAGGTCGTGTAGCTGGTCGGCGTCCACCGCGTACTGGGTGTGGGTCTCGCGCCAGCAGGTCGCGTGGGCAGCGTCGCGGCGTTCGACGACGCTGACGCACCGGTCGCGCTCGGGGTCGTAGCGGTGGTGCCAGTGCACGGTGCCGTCTCTGAATTCCTGCACGTCGTTGTGGTCGCGCCAGTGGCAGCGCAGCAGGTGCGGAGAGGACAAGTCGGCGATGAGCCGGCCGCCCGGCCGCAGGCAGCGTGCCACCTCGCGTAGGCACTGGCCGAGTGCCGGGATGGGCAGGTAGTTGAGGGTGTCGAATCCGGACACCATCAGGTCGGCTGACTCGTCGCTCAGCGGCAGGACGTCGATGGAGGAGAGCAGGGTGTGCTCGTAGGCATCAGCGGCCTGGGCGAGCATCGCCGCCGAGCGGTCCACGCCGATGCGCGTGAGTTGGGGCAGGTGGGTGGCGAGGAGCCGGCCACCGATGCCGGTCCCCGCCCCGAGATCGACGACCACCGCGGACGGGCGCGGCCGGGTGCTTACGGCCTCGGGCAGGATGCCGACGCGCCAGGTGTGTTCGGCCAGGTCACCGAGCAGTGTGTGATAGTCGTCGGCGAGCCCTCTGTAGGGCTCTGCCCCCATGGTCACCTCTCTCCAGCCGATCCAGCGCATCAGCGTTCGGACCCATGGCCGTGGCGGGCCGCTGGGGATGTAGTAGGGGTGGGCGATGAACGGGTCCAAGGGGTTTCCTTCGTGAGGGAGGGCAACCGTGGGACGGCATGAGCGGCTTCGCCGCCCCACGGCTGGGGCCGCCCCGGACCGGGCCCAGCCGAGGGCGGCGAGAGGCATGCGGGCATGCCTCCCTTCAGGTGGTGCGGGTGGTGGCGCGGAACATGTGGGCGAGGTGCTGCTGCTGGGCCAGCGCGGGGGCCAGCGTGTAGCAGTCGGGTGCGCGGATGACGAGCTTGACTCCCGCCGCCTCCATGGGCTTCGTGATCGTGAAGCGGGGAATGGCACCCCACACCTCAACGTCGTTCTCGCGGCCACGCATGATGTCCCAGCCCGGGTATACGCGGCGAAGGGCGTGAAGCTGCAGGTGTGCCCTCGTGGTGGGGTTGTCTCGGCTCATATTGATCACCGGGTTGTGCTCGTGGCTTGGTTGGTGATGTGCGGCCGTGGGACGGCGGGTGAGCAGTTGCGAACGCCGTCCCACGGCCCCCTTCACCCTGGCCAGGGGGGAGAGCGCGCAGGGTGAAGGCACGGCGGGTCCGAGACGGGGTAACTCGGGATTCGCCGCGTGAGGAGGGGTCTCCTCGGTCCTCTGGACGCCGTAACTAGGAAGCCCGGCTCGTGCGGGCAGGCGCCGCCCAGGGGAGTCTGGTGCTCGCCGCTTCCGGTGGCCATCCCACCGGAAGCGGCGAGCGTCGGCCAGCGCGGGCCATGACGGTGCTGGATCCTCCGAGGCCCGCGCCGGTAGCGCGTGACCGGCCGTGGACGAGCGGTGCAGGCCGGTCACGCTGAGACGCGGCGTAGCTGCCCCGGCTGCGTACGGGGGCGTCTGTCTGGCCGCGTCTCGTCTCATCACCCGACCGCCGTCCGCAGCGCGTCGGGGAGCTGCTGCTCCAGGACAGGCGGTACAGGCCGCACGCCGTTCTGGATCGCCCACAGACGGCTCTGATGCTGCGTGTCGCGAATGCACGCCCACAGCGCCTCGGGGTCGTAGCAGTCGCCCGTGTGGTAGACGCCAGCCGGGTTCCAGTAGCCTCGGTAGAACGCGATGACCAACTCCTCCACCTGGAGAACCAGCCACCAGTAGCCGGTCTCCAGCTCAAGGCGATCCGCCCACCCGCGGTCCGTACGATCGCTGACCCGATTCACGACGCCACCGCCATGGATCGGCCGAACGCCGCCACCGCGGCGACGAAGTGAGCGCGGCCAACGTCGAGCGGCATCGCAATATCAGGTCTCCAGGCGGAGGCCTCCACCAGGCCCGGCTCAAGGAGTTCGAGGCCGCCGAGGAACATGGATCCAATCACATCCAGGGAGCGGGGATAGATGTCGGCCGTCGCCTTGTAGTCCGCGATCATCTTGGCCCGCTCCTCCGACCTCAGGAGATCGTCCCGGGCGTGGCTGAAGATGAAGTATCCGGACGGAAAATGCGCCATGTAGCGACGCAAGATGCTGGCTGGCTTCTGCTCGTCCGGCGCGAAATGCGCGAGCGCCGTGGCGATGATCCCCACGGGCTGGCCCGGGTCGAGCAGGCTCCTCGTCGCCTCGTGCCTGAGCACGGCGTCCACGTCCCAGGCATCGCCCTCGATCAGGCCGGCCGCGCCGGGGATGTCGAGCAGCGCCCGCCCGTGGACCGCCACGTGCCGGTCGTTGTCCACGTAAACGACGCGTGTCCCCTTGTGGTGCTGAACGGCTGTGTCGTACGTGGTCTCGCCGTTCTGCGGCGGGAGACCACACCCCAGGTTCAGCCACTGGCGGATGCCGTGCTCCTTGGCGATCACCCTGGTGGCGCGGGTGACGAACTCCACCTGCGCGCGGGCGGCCGTGCGGATCTGTCCCGCGGTCTGCTCCAGTGCGTCCAGCACATCCCGGTCCGGAGGGAGGTTGTCCTTGCCGCCCGTGGCGAAGTCCCAGACGCGGGCGATGGACGGTTTGGTGAAGTCGTAGCGGCCTCCACCGGCCGCATCGTGGGGAGCCATCCTGCTGACGCTCATGAGGCTTGCTCGTTGTGGTGCCGTGGAGCTTGGATGGCTTTACGCTTCTGCATGGGTCAGGACCTCGATTCCTGATCAAGGCCCCGGGCTTTCCCGGTGTTCACGCACCGGGCCGGGGCCGAACCATTTCTGGAGGCGAATCAGGGCCGACAAGCAGGTTGGCCAGCGTGATATGCCTTCTGTCAGCCATGGAATCGCCGACTGGGGCTACCGTGGGAGATGTTGACCGTTGCCCTTCGGTCAGCAGGCAACAGTGGTCAACAGGTCAACACCGTTTCCGACGCGTGGGCAGGCAATGACTAGCTTCGGTGAGAAGATGCGAGCGCTGATGGAGGAGCGCGGCGTCTCATTGCGCAAGCTGGCCACGGCCATCCATTACGACGTCGGATATCTGTCAAAAGTCGCGAATGACCTGAAGCGCCCGTCTCTGCCGCTGGCTCACAAGCTCGATGGGGAGCTGCAAGCTGCTGGCGAACTCGTGGAGTTGGTTCCCGAACGCGCGAATGCTCGAAGCCGGACGAGGGCCGCTACAGTTCCGCCTCACGACGACATGAAGGTGGTGAATCCGCTGGCTCTGCCTGTACCCCTTGAGGACCCGCTGGTGGATCGCCGCATGCAGCGTCTATCTCCGAGTCATACCGAGGAACTGCTTTCGCATGTGGGAGAGCAGTGGCACACGCTGGTTCGGACAGATAACTTGCTGGGCCCGCGGCATGCCCTTGGCGGCGTTTGCACTCAGCTCACGATCTTGACGGCGTTACTTCGCCATGTGCGTCCGCCGCTTCGGGACGGTTCCCTCCGCCTCGCAGCGAAGTACGCCGAGTCCGCGGCATGGCTGTATGAGGATGCTGGCGACCTGACCGCGAGCCGTCTTTGGACGGGGCACGCGATGGAGTGGGCGTTGGAAGCTGGCGACCGTCCGATGGTCGCGTGGACGTTGTTCCGGCGCAGCCAGCAGGCGCAATCGGTTGGCAATGGCGCTCAGGTGGTGAGTCTCGCCGAGGCCGCATGCCGTGAGCAAGGCAAC
The nucleotide sequence above comes from Nonomuraea gerenzanensis. Encoded proteins:
- a CDS encoding peptidoglycan recognition protein family protein, with the translated sequence MPWLTQLADIARRTGFPVTEVGGWQSRGHGPQPSVEGVVCHHTAGWNDRHIVVHGRPGLDGPLSHIWLQHTGRIWVVAAGRCWHNAPSTSPHHMNSTSIGIEAENDGRTPWPDVQIDAYEALCAELCREFGLPPSRVKAHREVNTGKPDPHSINMTHFRERVAALIKSPGAPTKQEEDVPEVISLGAGEDQEAPAGGELAVRWHTEYTDDPPGHNADGVAVMAKAARWCIVDGLVKIRGLKPGTEIDVAWSRYSRDGKTFEDDAWRLSFRADANGRVEESVGGQFALNTKNQLRLRIINPTDAAAVVEKVTMAKLAMFNR
- a CDS encoding glycine hydroxymethyltransferase produces the protein MALPAEPADSLAFTAALDLITKVEPRVAEAIRQELQDQRESLKLIASENYASPAVLAAMGNWLSDKYAEGTIGRRFYAGCRNVDTVEQIAAEHATALFGAAHAYVQPHSGIDANLVAFWAVLAQRVEAPALARAQARHVNDLSDSDWEELRRDLGNQRMLGMSLDAGGHLTHGFRPNISGKMFHQASYGTDPATGLLDYDQVRAKAREFRPLILIAGYSAYPRKINFRIMREIADEVGATLMVDMAHFAGLVAGKVFTGDFDPIPHAHIVTTTTHKTLRGPRGGMVLCQSELADQVDRGCPMVLGGPLPHVMAAKAVALAEARTPDFARYAEAVVANAQALAEGLRRRDVTLVTGGTDNHLVLLDVSPFGLTGRQAEAALLDAGVVTNRNAIPRDPAGAWYTSGIRLGTPALTTRGLNQADMDRIAHLIHTVLASTQPATTPDGKTSPAKYTLDAKIRDQVSEEAADLMAGYPLYPAISIS
- a CDS encoding putative quinol monooxygenase → MILYRVAVTVDPGHLQRAHRLFAELVDASRQVPGVIDFDILQDPADPHRFVSIEVYADEDAVERQGKLPQLQAVMDAFQTLLIIGPKGTRFVVLASEPWP
- a CDS encoding phytanoyl-CoA dioxygenase family protein, producing the protein MPTTTFVIHNADVTRPDRTCTTMLTQQEEDTFVRQGVVVPDNRIPDGLLDLLREAIDQQVAAHFPSPGDKTYDKEFAGQYVRDPHKQDPRIAMIPLQSFGLADTVRCLLGPRIVLRNSNVRVTRPRTGDGTVWHTDYRPHTSPPSRLVSAPTVITCLIYLDAADDQTGPLLVVPSSHHRHDQPPATDDTFDDQVMIRIEPGQIVLMNAALWHRGGANHSEQTRRLLTLQLSSIFMPEFNFEPSLPSAAYQRVLEQARTREDEPLLELLGHGGLNPLSARY
- a CDS encoding class I SAM-dependent methyltransferase — protein: MDPFIAHPYYIPSGPPRPWVRTLMRWIGWREVTMGAEPYRGLADDYHTLLGDLAEHTWRVGILPEAVSTRPRPSAVVVDLGAGTGIGGRLLATHLPQLTRIGVDRSAAMLAQAADAYEHTLLSSIDVLPLSDESADLMVSGFDTLNYLPIPALGQCLREVARCLRPGGRLIADLSSPHLLRCHWRDHNDVQEFRDGTVHWHHRYDPERDRCVSVVERRDAAHATCWRETHTQYAVDADQLHDLADAAGMHVERVRDLESDRYNPATFTHVWTLRKKAR
- a CDS encoding SAM-dependent methyltransferase, encoding MSVSRMAPHDAAGGGRYDFTKPSIARVWDFATGGKDNLPPDRDVLDALEQTAGQIRTAARAQVEFVTRATRVIAKEHGIRQWLNLGCGLPPQNGETTYDTAVQHHKGTRVVYVDNDRHVAVHGRALLDIPGAAGLIEGDAWDVDAVLRHEATRSLLDPGQPVGIIATALAHFAPDEQKPASILRRYMAHFPSGYFIFSHARDDLLRSEERAKMIADYKATADIYPRSLDVIGSMFLGGLELLEPGLVEASAWRPDIAMPLDVGRAHFVAAVAAFGRSMAVAS
- a CDS encoding helix-turn-helix domain-containing protein; amino-acid sequence: MPFGQQATVVNRSTPFPTRGQAMTSFGEKMRALMEERGVSLRKLATAIHYDVGYLSKVANDLKRPSLPLAHKLDGELQAAGELVELVPERANARSRTRAATVPPHDDMKVVNPLALPVPLEDPLVDRRMQRLSPSHTEELLSHVGEQWHTLVRTDNLLGPRHALGGVCTQLTILTALLRHVRPPLRDGSLRLAAKYAESAAWLYEDAGDLTASRLWTGHAMEWALEAGDRPMVAWTLFRRSQQAQSVGNGAQVVSLAEAACREQGNVAGPMLAAILQQQAHGLALEGAELASHDLLDRARECAITDDAGDARAGHGSFCTPAYIEMQRGRVWLTLGRPGRAVQAFESAITDLSPTYQRDRGLAHAGLSVALAAERQPEAAASAAIQALTVAQDSGSTRILSMVTSVAPQLARHAHLNPVAEFLAELDATSAV